The proteins below come from a single Oscillospiraceae bacterium genomic window:
- a CDS encoding recombinase family protein — translation MKKRINTNSAARAVIYARYSSANQRDCSIEQQVEKCRELAAREGVTVIEIYADRAISGKTDRRPNFQRMMKDASLRQFDVVLAWKSNRMGRNMLQAMMNEEQLRSNGIRTIYAEEDFDDTAAGRFALRNMMNVNQFYSENMAEDISRGLMDNASKCMSNGSLPLGYKTGKDQKVVLDEAEAAIVQEIFTRVSCYEPFIDIARDLNRRGIKTKKGAEWGRSSFHTICRNERYRGIYIYRDIRVEGGMPRIVSDELFYKVQEVLKVKKNPQGRRKRSGYEEYLLTGKLYCGHCGSPMTGIAGTSKTGAMHYYYTCQKRRTDHSCDKKAVRRDQIEKAVAIAIQQQLLTDENIQMMADETMAYNARTEIKYRLQSLQQQLYSNETSTANIMKAIEMGIITDTTKARLLALEQEHGQLLAKIDTAKAEMVPINREDFVSLLDIYRTGDVNNKKYLAALFDTFLVRVDLYDDHFKITFDPTGGKMPVDIPIGAEDSPESPGDSPESSDFEASPQDAEKFVLALHNRTKASNLGSRLFCWCVGYGTTRIIKSGKRSFLLDSKEVPWPNEGVGATIGRPPTWRNHALSGKAFFADKRVGASNARPYKSFLTACGEHGLPASLIRYRPPGKAIHIYCGCVQTLHPYKDMLEQDGEIYPVRPLHYNIAKLPGTAIIQKASQTKKETT, via the coding sequence ATGAAAAAGCGAATCAACACTAATTCCGCAGCCCGTGCTGTCATCTACGCTCGTTATTCCAGCGCCAACCAGCGTGACTGCTCCATCGAGCAGCAGGTGGAAAAGTGCCGGGAACTGGCCGCCCGTGAGGGCGTGACCGTCATTGAAATATATGCTGACCGCGCCATCAGTGGCAAAACGGACCGCCGCCCGAATTTCCAGCGGATGATGAAAGATGCCAGTCTGCGGCAGTTTGATGTAGTCCTTGCATGGAAGTCCAACCGCATGGGCCGGAATATGCTGCAAGCCATGATGAACGAGGAGCAGCTGCGCAGTAATGGTATCCGCACCATCTACGCCGAGGAAGATTTTGACGACACTGCCGCCGGGCGCTTTGCCCTGCGGAACATGATGAATGTCAATCAGTTCTATTCAGAGAACATGGCCGAGGACATCTCGCGCGGCCTGATGGACAACGCCAGCAAGTGCATGTCCAACGGCAGCCTGCCGCTTGGCTACAAGACCGGCAAAGATCAAAAGGTCGTGCTGGATGAAGCAGAGGCAGCCATCGTGCAAGAAATCTTTACCCGGGTGTCGTGCTATGAGCCGTTCATCGACATAGCCCGCGATCTGAACCGCCGGGGCATCAAGACCAAGAAAGGGGCAGAGTGGGGGCGCAGCAGCTTTCACACGATCTGCCGCAATGAGCGGTACAGGGGTATCTACATTTACCGTGATATCCGCGTTGAGGGCGGTATGCCGCGTATCGTATCGGACGAGCTTTTTTACAAAGTGCAGGAGGTATTGAAAGTGAAGAAGAATCCGCAGGGTCGCCGTAAGCGCAGCGGCTATGAAGAATACCTGCTGACCGGGAAGCTGTACTGCGGCCACTGCGGCAGCCCCATGACGGGCATTGCTGGCACCAGCAAGACCGGGGCCATGCACTATTACTACACCTGCCAGAAGCGCCGCACTGACCACAGCTGCGATAAGAAGGCCGTCCGCCGCGACCAGATTGAAAAGGCCGTGGCTATCGCTATCCAGCAGCAGCTGCTCACCGATGAAAACATCCAGATGATGGCGGATGAAACGATGGCCTATAACGCCCGCACGGAAATCAAATACCGCTTGCAAAGCTTGCAGCAGCAGCTTTATTCCAACGAGACCTCAACTGCCAACATTATGAAGGCAATTGAAATGGGCATCATCACAGACACTACGAAAGCCCGCTTGCTGGCGCTGGAGCAGGAGCACGGCCAGCTGCTTGCCAAAATCGACACGGCCAAGGCCGAGATGGTTCCCATCAACCGGGAGGATTTCGTCAGCCTGCTGGACATTTACCGCACGGGCGATGTGAACAACAAAAAGTATCTGGCCGCCCTGTTCGATACATTCCTTGTCCGGGTTGACCTTTATGACGACCACTTCAAGATCACCTTCGACCCGACAGGCGGAAAAATGCCGGTAGATATTCCCATCGGCGCGGAAGATTCTCCCGAAAGTCCGGGGGATTCTCCCGAATCCTCGGATTTTGAGGCATCTCCACAGGATGCAGAAAAGTTCGTTTTAGCTCTCCACAACCGCACCAAAGCCTCGAACTTAGGTTCGAGGCTTTTTTGTTGGTGCGTTGGCTATGGGACGACCCGAATCATCAAGTCTGGCAAGCGGTCTTTTCTGTTGGATAGCAAGGAAGTTCCTTGGCCTAATGAAGGTGTAGGGGCGACCATTGGTCGCCCGCCAACTTGGCGCAACCACGCGCTTTCCGGGAAAGCTTTTTTCGCAGATAAACGGGTAGGGGCGAGCAATGCTCGCCCCTACAAGAGTTTTTTGACAGCCTGCGGCGAACATGGATTGCCCGCAAGCTTGATTCGGTACCGCCCTCCCGGAAAGGCTATTCACATATACTGCGGGTGTGTGCAGACACTGCACCCCTACAAAGATATGCTTGAACAAGATGGAGAAATTTACCCTGTACGGCCCTTACATTATAATATTGCCAAACTCCCCGGTACAGCTATAATACAGAAAGCTTCTCAGACAAAAAAAGAAACCACCTAA